Below is a window of Schistocerca piceifrons isolate TAMUIC-IGC-003096 unplaced genomic scaffold, iqSchPice1.1 HiC_scaffold_2394, whole genome shotgun sequence DNA.
aatatgggaaaatcgcaaatatgggaaaatcgcaaatatggggaaaacgcaaatatggggaaaacgcgaatatggggaaaacgagaatatggggaaaacgagaatatggggaaaacgagaatatggggaaaacgagaatatggggaaaacgagaatatggggaaaacgagaatatggggaaaacgagaatatggggaaaacgagaatatgggaaaaacgcatatatgggaaaaag
It encodes the following:
- the LOC124742973 gene encoding uncharacterized protein LOC124742973: MGKTQIWEKRKYGKNANMGKTQIWEKRKYGKNANMGKTQIWEKRKYGKNANMGKSQIWENRKYGENANMGKTRIWGKREYGENENMGKTRIWGKREYGENENMGKTRIWGKREYGENENMGKTHIWEKGKYGKKVNMGK